CATGTAGAATTAATTATTTTGGCAAATTTTGATACTGTACCAAATTTGCTTAGTCCGGGAATGTAGAGTGCCCAAATTTTTCGGGGGCAAGCCCCCGGACCCCCAGATATATCATTGGCCTCTGGCCACCTCAGCACCCCCTTAcaaaaacatcttcctacTCCTCTGTCTAATGagtacttttgcggttcttgtctcgaggataatgtaggataatgaatcattctgttctctatttaagtgtaattcaattttatttgctaaaccacacccaaacgtcatatccggccgtaatatacgtataaaattacattgaaaaccttgtttgggacagacagcactggccggtaaacagaatagcgaggtggccgtacttcaggtcgagttttgtgcagaaaacatatagctagcattccgtgccaaaccaaatggccggtatattgaggtggccgcatttcagagagccggaatagcgagagtctactgtatacagaaACCACTGCCGATTTAGCTGTATACTGACCCAGGGGCGTAACTAGCAATGAGGCAGAGGAGGCCCTTCATGCATCTTGTACTACaaatgtcatgtgactcacctCACTATAGCTTTTAATAGCTCTGGCTAGCTAACTTCTGGATAACTAGCCAACTATAGGTATATAGAATGAACAGAAAATGAGCTCTATCACTATCTTGTAGATGAAAAAAAGACGTTAGTGGGTGTAGTTTCCGGATAAAAATTTTGGCAAGCGCCCCGGTTGCTTCTCCTTCCCATAACATTTCTAGTTACGCCCTTGCTGACTATGCAACTCACTATAACAGCAGCTGATGGCCAACTCACCTCTAGGTCCAGGCTGGAACGCCTCCACATAGTCAGCCAAGGCTGGGTACCCATACTCTCTGGCCACAACAGCAGCAGTTCGTCCATGTATGATCTTGATATCTGCATGGGGTTGATTGCATGAACAGGAGCTAATGAACATAAACCGACAGTATATCACTAAAAATGACTTCTCCAGAAGTTCCCAGGCCTTGCTGTCATTGTTCATGCATAAATAGAAGGTAGTAAAAAAAGAATAGACGaaatgaggcagcaaagaaagaaatgggcgtactaagaaaaagtaaggcggcctggtttgggaaatcgcgtgatccaaaaagatttttatgaacgtgggcgatataattatagcccataATCGTGGTGTAAGGTATTCTCCTACGCATTCAAgttactgagacaaccacacagtcagctttaccgtatccctcgtgcggctacgcctcgaggcataaccaccaagctgtgctggtGGGGAACAGTTAGGGAaacagcgtggccagctctggtggcagtagctgcCTGCTAGATGATAATGATGCATAACTAAACTATTAGTTTAGATCTAGCGTTTAGAAAGACGCAAGAAAAATTTACTatggtataatattatatagaatctagatctatactagccttatagtagatctagctagcttttataaactgtttgcaaacttccagttccaagtacAGCTAGCAGGGGGCAAAGTTTTAGTCGTACATCTctacgtgggcagtccaacatctctagctctgcgTGCCCATGCTCATTTTCATCCTTCTACCACCCTACCCttacgcgacttcccgatacaggctctctaACTCTacctctatttctttctttattcctccaattaataccgtattttatctcattgaatgattaatacagtattttgaATTAACGATtatgataaagaacagaaaaaggagagcctctATGCATATGTAGAGGCTACTCTCATTGGACACAATATTCAATTTCAaaccttataataattatagtggaaataatttattattatttttggcAATTTGGTGAATCTATAATCTTTACAGTGAGGACGCCAAAGTCTATATAGAgattgtgcatgcacatttATGGCTTGCCTAtaatatacatatatagtATTGACACGTGCATGTGATCAAATGCATGCAGTAAGATCGGTAAATTGCTAATTAAATCGCTAAATACAATGCTTGCCAAATTTTCCCGCTCTACGGTATTTGTAACATGAGATGCCTTACTTTATGCATAAAACATGCTGAACAATGTTTGTAAGTTTGTTATACATAGTAACCGTGCACTATTGCGTATACCGACTACTCAAAGGtacctataatatatataattatgactgtgaAGGCTTTGCTATATCTACAATGGCAGCCACGTactgcatgctatatatatatacacctaGACAAGATGACAGACACCTACTAACACAGCTGGACTAACACCCAAGATCACCTGTGGGACAATGGTGCTGCAGTAACAGCTGAACAGTGTCCTCACTGTTGTAGAAGCATGCCCAGTGTAAGGGGGTCCAGCTATTGTTAGCTGTAGCAGCTACAATGGCTCCAAACTTGATGAGTAGTTCTGCACTTCGGAGATTGTTACGAGCACATACTCTGTGTAGTGGAGTGTCTCTACTACGCTTTCTAGTGTAGTAGTCACTGTTGTTGGGTGGAGCTCCTCTTTGTAGCAGCTCAAGCACTGCTTGGTCACTACCATTCTGACTAACCTTGTAGAGTTGTTCAGCAAGGCGGTCACTATGGGGAGATGATGTTTGCAGCCATTATTGTTTAATTAGTGTTTGGGTGTGCATGCAAATGGTAGATCAAAATCGAATTAAATCTTCTACTACACATTGACGTGTAATTATTAACTGCACTTAATTACGCTCTTATTATTTTATTGAGGAAAgctatagataattatagcgaaCAGTTTCTCTTACCTGTTAGTATCCATGCCGGTAATAGAGTAGTTACTCATCAACTCTACTCAACACTCAGACTGACAGTTCTGAAACTCATTCATGCAGACATGCAGCTATAGCAACAATACAATTAGTTTAAATTATCATTGATTACTGCACACCACCAAACATGGTCACATCAACACACATACAATGGGGAACCACTCAAACCAACCTATACAATGCAAACACTGCAACCCAACACTATCTCACATTTTACATTTAAATTATCATTGATTACTGCACACCACCAAACATGCATGGTCAcatcaacacacacatacaatggGGAACCACTCAAACCAACCTATACAATGCAAACACTGCAACCTAACACTATCTCACATTTTACACTCACATGCAAGGTGGGATATGTGTTACAACTTTGTACTGGGGAACTATATAATACTTAAACCAACCTCTAATCGTAATTTAAGTCCCTCTTCAACCAAGAACTAGTTCACTCATTGTCACATAACCCTGTTTTCTTGATAAGAGCGAGTGAATAATGTTTTATATGCAGATCAAAAACAATAAAGTATATGCGCAGAATAACACAATGATACAgaaacatacatacatgtacatgttattgtatgtgcatgcacgcattccagtggcggatccaggagtGTTGAGAGGGAGGTTCCAAAACAGTAATTTTacaaaaaaaggtcatcacttttcctaagcaatgagcatgcatgcacatcaaTTGCATGAAATCAGCCTAGTATCTACAGATCCCGATCATTCAAGTTAAGtgctagctatagtaagttgatctccagtgacgtgtgttcttgtgtgaaaAAGGGGGGTTCATGGAACCCATGCATGGAACCTGCCTAGATCTGCCACtgcattattttgttgtgATCCATAATTCAGCTCAAACAGTGTTTTTACAAGCCGGCAACTAGCTAGGGGGCCTGGGAATTATTTGGAAATTAAGTGCTCAGAGGCACTCAATTTGTAGTGGGTACACAGACCTCTGCTACTGCTATATACTGTTGCACTTCGGAAGATGGTGAAAGATGCAGCTGTTCAGTCACTACAACTAATACAGATCAAAACGAGCTGAGGGATGTATATTTCTTGGGTATCCTATATAGTGACTCAAGTATGTAGTACATAAATTAgtctgggtataattatagacgtacactgtacttgaaatgtatacactgcatgcaacAAGTACATTTAGTGGAATACGTTCGTCAAGAATGAACACATGTACTGTCATTGTTATACCTTTTTTCATTAAAGTACTGACAGATCTTAGTAGCAATTTCTTCCTTCCTTAGATCAAATAAGATCCTAATCAGCGCTCTAAAGGTTGCTTCGCTGGGTTCGTGACCTCTCCAGATTTGACAAACAGTTTATCACTGCCACTTGATTGCTTTTACTAACATGAGCGCAAGTCCTCGCATCAGCTTGTTTGTTTCCATTCAGCTTCAGTGGGTGGAAGTAGAGCTCCACATCATCAAAGTGCATAGCTACTAGAGAAAGGTCATCTTGTTCAATCCCTAGATCCAACTGCTCGTCAGTGACTCCATGCTTGACCATTAACTCGTGGAGACTGGTGGTCCATGGATCCtataacacacatgcatgaatgAGTAACATGCTGAGAAAATaagtatactatatatagccataGCCAAGTTTGTGGTAAACTGACGTAGTAGTATACATTATACAAAGAAGTAAAGCACTCATTATAGGGTGGGGCCAAAGggtaattattttatttaccTACACAGCTACAGACAACGCACCTTTTTCTCATCACCACTGATACTATATCACCACTGATACTAAACACTGAGGGATCAATAtcatcataaaattaatgtgatgaAGATCATCATATTTAGTCGTGCTTGTAACCTCTCTACTCTTTGTAACTGCACAATGAGGGGAATACGATAAGCAAACTAAATGAATTATATGTAgctattatgtacatgtatagctaccaATAAATGAGAAATTATGGCCCATTTCCAAATAAACATACAAtgtaccatctgaaagagctccttttaagctttcagaaaatcagaaaatcgttgacattggatcatcAGAACTCTATTTAGAGAGCCAATTCTAGTACTCGAGTCCAATCACACAATGAAAAATTGGATTGAAAGTACCAAAGGACAATCGGAATGCAATTAAAGTCCTCCAGAAGCATATTTTAATTAAGAACTTTGACCCTGACATTCATTATGCATTGAGAAAATGACCTCTCACCTTTAGATACTCGTAGCAACTCCCTCAGAACAGACATAATAGCAAAGGGTACTTTCCTGTAAAATTACGAGGGTATGGTATAGTGCATACAATGCCGCTCTAGTGAGCAGTTTCTCTTACCTGTTAGTATCCATTGTATAGAGTAGCTATTCACCaactctatatatacactcagCTGACAGCTCCGAAACTCATCCAAAAACAATACAATTATCATTGATTACTGCACACCACCAAACACGGTCACATCagtgtacacaccacacatgaaAGGATGCCATGTATTTACAATGGGGAACCACAAAGCCAACTATGCACGCATTGCAAACACTGGAACCCAACACCATCTCACTAAGAGTTCACAATAAAGAAAGAGTATGAAACTTACTATAATTACGGGTACATTCCTTAATGCATGTTGGATGTCAGGGTCATGCTGTCATGATGCATTTAAACTCTGCTTCTGCTTTGGAGGactttaattgcattccaatcaTCTAGATCGAATTCTTCCTTTGATACCTCCACTCCATTATTGGGTTATAGGGTTAGTACAGGAATTTTTAGGGTACTATAATCGCTGTTAAATTTACAATTTCAACAATTGAAAAGGAGCTGTTTTATAAAAAATTTCAGCCATAGCAAAAACGAGCCCATTATCTTCGAGGATCCTCCTTCGTTTAATTCTCCTTCTCTGTAAGTTTCTCACCGTGCACGCACAAAAACGgtgcacgtgcaatgcatTCTTTACTATTTTTAGATATAAGACCCCGCCCATTTGTTTTCTGATAGatagtagttgcatgccctcttctcttcatacgcccttggtattatataattgtatatagctGACGTCAGTCAAAGGCCATTCTATGCTGACTGATCACATGTGTATCGTAGGGCATTTGTCAATCTTATTAAAAAACATGGTTTCAGCCCTGCAGGTGACCTGTTCTGGTGCTGTCGACAGTTTTTAATATTGTGTATCGCACCATAGAACCGCTGAACGATGCTGCAGATACTCTCTCTGCCCTATCAGCCAAAAATATAGCTTTGCGAGACTATTTTCATAGAAAAGTAAAGTTTGTATACGAGTGTAGTACACATAGTGATATgtactctatataattatataactgcATGGTGAGAACTCGAATAGAAATGGTGCATGTACTTATCCGTTATACGCCTATACCTGAACACTTTGAGTCAGAATTATCCTGTGTAATCaaaatcaaaattaatgtgtcgATCAATTACACGCATGCACAATGTTAGATGGTGTTGATAAAGCCACAGTATTACATCACACATCTTCGTCAGCTCAAGCATCTGATCTGGTACATTTCCGTCTAACGTTAATTGACTTGCATGATGGCCATTGCAGGTATACAGTAACATGTAGGGCAATAATTTAATATGCCAAACCAATCTAAAGGTACTGTCTGTTCCCTGTGCAGATGAGGTTTCAAGCGTAAGGACGTCAACAACATAGAACCTTTTAAGAGTGCAGCCGATACTGAAAATGAACCATTCTCAACTATCCCAAAAAATGGTTTATAAGTACAATTGCATGTGCGCAGCATCTCAACAAACTTCTAGTGAGACTGATTGTGCCACATGCTTAGAGATACTCTATGGGATGCCAGAGCAGATTGGAACAGCCTGGCCATACAGTTGGACATACCGTCAGGAACGCGTAAGGTTAGGTGATTTTTAAGTGTGCCCACTCCTCATAATTCATTGTGCAGGAAATTAGAGCGGATAATCGGGACGGGGGCGTTCGTGAAATGTTTGTAGCAATGCTCGAGGAGTGGTGAATGGTCCCGTTGATCTAGATGACCTCGTGACTGCTCTTCGATCTGAGCCTGTAGGCAGGGGGGACATGGTGCGAAAAAAGATTACAAGCGGAGAGATAAAACAACCACAATGACATAGATTCTAGATGTCACTAACACATAGAGTTTTTTTATACTAGCTTGAAGCATGGTCATACAAATCTTATCAGAGTTCACAGTCGTAATTATAgctacgtatataattattttatagaaAGACAAGcaaaattatataattatgaagtgtAAAAGAGTAGAACTCTTGACAATAATCTCCAAAATAATAATCAGGCTATTGCATGTTCACAAAGTTCTGGATGAGGTTGAGTGCTCTCTCCGGCTGGTCAAACGGGAGAATgtgcccaccccctctcacgaccacctgcataaacttgttcactgtcctcacatacCCGGCAACATCATCTCCTATCTTCCACACCTGTGAAGggaagaaatgtgtgtgtgtgtgtgtgggggggggggggtgagaacaagaaatgtgtgtgtgggggggggtgataACACGAAACAAATTCAACAAAACTATATTTGTCCTGTAAACAATCTATTAAAAATCTCCAAGAATAATCATCGATGGACTCACTTGTCTGTCAGCCTTGAGGTAGGCGTCTCttcccgaccactgcagtaccTGCAACATGCTCTCCGTAAGGGGAACCCCCACAATGATGTCCAGCTGTCCATTGTACAGGAGCACCTGAGGGGGCAAAAAAAAACAGTTGACAAGACAGACTGAATGAAAAAA
The Halichondria panicea chromosome 14, odHalPani1.1, whole genome shotgun sequence DNA segment above includes these coding regions:
- the LOC135348140 gene encoding ankyrin-3-like; protein product: MDTNSDRLAEQLYKVSQNGSDQAVLELLQRGAPPNNSDYYTRKRSRDTPLHRVCARNNLRSAELLIKFGAIVAATANNSWTPLHWACFYNSEDTVQLLLQHHCPTDIKIIHGRTAAVVAREYGYPALADYVEAFQPGPRDPLSTYPTLEQLSLLECDQWLQLGVRLGLGNDQLESIRKSQHPTAATLQAAKIKNIDMQWKDIVEALVSIGEYKLAESVCTQQGEGESALSVSAFYGWLDCIKHLVETVGLNSKGELILSFPS